A genomic region of Candidatus Latescibacterota bacterium contains the following coding sequences:
- a CDS encoding MMPL family transporter, translating to MKNLRRFVEDFSIDHPWMVIGAVTVITVFFAFQLPGIKIDTDPENMLQADEPARLFDHEVKEEFAISDFIAVGVVVEEGAFTKEILTDIYRIVEDVSEIEGVVADDILSPSTVDDISQGDDGIMTVSTLLDEEPEDDARAEYILERIRSNPVFKGKLASDDGKAIALFIPIENKNMSHRIAGEIEKVIEKHSSGQDYFIAGLPVAEDSFGAEMFKQMAFSAPMAGLIIFLLLLLFFRNARIVIAPMIVAVVSVIWTMGLLVLTGNTVHIMSSMIPIFLIPIAVLNSIHIISEFHDEFHRYKHKKTTIRNSILKLFTPMLFTTLTTIVGFLSLALTPIPPVRVFGIFVAFGIFVAWLLSITFNPAFAVLIPDKSLRNFGKKDDAHGPLSLFLHLLRDFNRKYYKVVLGGTAVVVIVAVFGLSKIVVNDNPVKWFKSDHPLRVADVTLNSHLGGTYMNYLVLEGEEEGSMKDPATLEYIERLQLHLEKSEIVGAVTGITDVVKKVRVELFDGDQKKFAIPDNRKEIAENLFLFEISGGDPEDLYKFVNPEYSKANLWVQLKEGDNRSVASVVQEAEEFMNENKPPATLKAEWAGLPYINIVWQKKMVEGMRAALLSSFVVVFLMMMGLFKSPILGAISMLPLSITIMAIYAAIGFIGKPYDMPIAVLSSLTLGLSIDFAIHFIKRSKEIHRETGDFQETFDQMFEGLGRAISRNVLVIAIGFIPMFFSILVPYITVGSFFFAIMMVSGVVTMMLLPSIFIVIQKRIFPNAVVETEKTRIKKAS from the coding sequence ATGAAAAACTTAAGGCGATTTGTCGAAGATTTCTCGATCGATCATCCGTGGATGGTCATCGGGGCTGTTACGGTGATTACCGTCTTTTTCGCGTTCCAGCTTCCAGGCATCAAGATCGATACCGATCCGGAGAATATGCTTCAGGCTGACGAGCCGGCAAGACTCTTCGATCATGAGGTAAAGGAAGAGTTCGCGATCTCCGATTTTATAGCAGTCGGAGTCGTAGTAGAGGAAGGGGCGTTTACGAAGGAGATCCTGACTGACATTTACAGGATCGTCGAAGATGTCTCAGAGATCGAAGGCGTCGTGGCCGATGATATTCTGTCTCCCTCCACTGTCGATGATATCAGTCAGGGAGATGACGGGATCATGACTGTATCGACACTTCTCGACGAGGAACCCGAGGATGACGCAAGGGCCGAATATATACTCGAAAGGATCAGGAGCAACCCCGTGTTCAAGGGGAAGCTCGCTTCAGATGACGGCAAGGCGATCGCACTTTTCATTCCCATCGAAAACAAGAACATGTCTCACAGGATCGCCGGTGAGATAGAGAAGGTCATCGAGAAGCATTCTTCCGGACAGGATTATTTTATCGCGGGGCTGCCGGTGGCCGAAGACAGTTTCGGGGCCGAGATGTTCAAGCAGATGGCATTCAGCGCTCCTATGGCCGGATTGATCATCTTTCTGCTTCTGCTGCTCTTCTTCAGGAATGCCAGGATTGTCATCGCTCCCATGATCGTGGCAGTCGTTTCGGTGATCTGGACGATGGGTCTTCTGGTGCTAACTGGAAATACCGTTCATATTATGAGTTCGATGATACCGATCTTTCTGATTCCCATAGCGGTACTGAATTCGATACATATCATCTCCGAGTTTCATGACGAGTTTCATCGTTACAAGCACAAGAAGACTACAATACGCAATTCCATTCTGAAGCTTTTCACCCCGATGCTCTTTACGACCCTGACCACGATCGTCGGTTTCCTTTCTCTTGCCCTTACACCGATTCCGCCGGTCAGGGTGTTTGGTATCTTTGTGGCCTTTGGAATATTCGTCGCGTGGCTGCTGTCGATCACTTTCAACCCGGCATTCGCGGTCCTTATTCCTGACAAATCACTGAGGAATTTTGGCAAGAAAGACGATGCGCACGGTCCTCTTTCCCTGTTCCTTCATCTGTTGAGAGATTTCAACAGGAAATATTACAAGGTTGTTCTGGGCGGTACAGCAGTTGTAGTGATAGTCGCCGTTTTTGGCCTGAGCAAGATAGTGGTAAACGATAATCCCGTGAAGTGGTTCAAGAGCGACCATCCGTTGCGTGTAGCCGATGTGACCCTCAACAGTCACCTTGGGGGCACCTACATGAACTATCTCGTACTTGAGGGGGAAGAGGAAGGGTCAATGAAGGATCCGGCCACACTTGAATATATCGAACGCCTCCAGCTCCACCTTGAGAAGAGCGAGATCGTAGGCGCCGTTACAGGCATCACGGATGTAGTAAAGAAGGTCAGGGTAGAGCTTTTCGATGGAGATCAGAAAAAGTTTGCGATACCTGACAACAGGAAAGAGATCGCGGAGAACCTGTTCCTGTTCGAGATATCGGGTGGAGATCCGGAGGACCTCTACAAGTTCGTCAATCCAGAATATTCAAAGGCGAACCTCTGGGTCCAGTTGAAGGAGGGTGACAACAGGTCTGTTGCTTCGGTAGTTCAGGAGGCTGAAGAATTCATGAATGAAAACAAGCCTCCGGCAACACTGAAAGCTGAGTGGGCGGGGCTTCCCTATATCAATATCGTGTGGCAGAAGAAGATGGTCGAAGGTATGAGAGCGGCTCTTCTCAGCTCATTCGTCGTGGTCTTCCTGATGATGATGGGACTGTTCAAGTCTCCCATCCTGGGCGCCATCTCGATGTTGCCTCTCAGCATCACCATCATGGCCATCTATGCGGCGATAGGATTCATAGGCAAGCCATACGACATGCCGATAGCTGTCCTTTCGTCGCTCACGCTTGGTCTGTCTATCGATTTTGCGATCCATTTCATAAAGAGATCGAAGGAGATCCACAGGGAAACGGGAGATTTCCAGGAGACCTTTGATCAGATGTTCGAAGGTCTCGGAAGGGCTATAAGCAGAAACGTACTCGTAATAGCCATTGGGTTCATTCCGATGTTCTTTTCGATACTGGTTCCGTACATCACGGTAGGGTCGTTCTTCTTTGCGATCATGATGGTGTCGGGAGTAGTCACCATGATGCTTCTGCCATCGATCTTTATAGTGATACAGAAGAGGATCTTTCCGAATGCTGTTGTAGAGACTGAAAAGACCAGGATCAAAAAAGCAAGTTAA
- a CDS encoding ABC transporter permease: MIRNYFKIALRNLARYKMYSLINILGLAIGMAGFILITLWVHHEKSFDRFHEGHENIYRVLSFGDKYFKNGFDGTPGPLGAKAVEGVPEVQAACKFGMFPKLAFRYKDNVFFEKSGVVVSDTFLDIFSYELIKGDRNTVLSDPSSIVITESMAERYFGEEDPIGKVLVSEGFEGMVSGVLKDVPSNSTLRFDYFISFGFYRRVGGSDSNWSAYNYSTYLRLAEGSDTGRVAELMTDIARDNNSAQVSNSGCWYRLEPMIDVHLSSHNIGSSRELVGDKRMVFAFSITALFVLILACINFMNLSTARAGRRAREIGLRKVVGAGRASIVRQFYGESLIYSILAMVLAVLLADLMLPWFNRVSGKELVIAYSSTRLIVLLLGTIAFTTLTAGSYPALYLSAFNPASVLKGEFTQGRRGIRFRKSLVVGQFALSILLLVTASFMSKQMHFMARKDLGFNRENLIYFPVNTEIVERYEHVKNSLLGKPGIISVSAQNTLVPEVPCRMTGYKWDGKDPDHSQDMIFSLVDFDFFRTMGLEMKEGRVFSRDYSTDATSAYILNEEAIRQMKIADPIGKGFAMVDRSGTITGIVKDANLRSLHVQVEPHVFLITEDMSRMNSYGIVLVRIDGNRTSEAIAGIDGVWNEVCSDKPFEYHFMDETYDRLYTAEARAGKVINSFTVFAILISCLGLFGLAAFMAEQKTREIGIRKVMGASVGNIIILLSKEFSKSVMYANIVAWPAAYFIVRRVLQIYAYRIDITPWIFLYSGVAALAIAMITICWQAVRAALSDPVKAVRYE; the protein is encoded by the coding sequence ATGATCAGGAATTATTTCAAAATAGCCTTAAGAAACCTGGCAAGATACAAGATGTATTCCCTTATCAATATCCTGGGACTCGCGATAGGTATGGCCGGATTTATCCTGATCACACTCTGGGTGCACCACGAGAAGAGTTTTGACAGGTTCCACGAGGGACATGAAAATATTTACAGGGTTTTGAGCTTCGGGGACAAATACTTCAAAAACGGTTTTGATGGAACTCCTGGTCCCCTCGGTGCGAAAGCGGTCGAGGGGGTCCCCGAGGTTCAGGCAGCATGCAAGTTCGGGATGTTTCCCAAGCTGGCATTCAGGTACAAAGACAATGTCTTCTTCGAGAAGTCGGGGGTCGTCGTATCCGACACATTTCTCGATATATTTTCGTACGAACTGATCAAGGGTGACAGAAATACAGTTCTATCAGATCCATCAAGCATAGTGATAACCGAATCAATGGCCGAAAGGTACTTCGGTGAAGAAGATCCGATCGGAAAAGTGTTAGTCTCGGAAGGATTCGAGGGGATGGTCTCGGGTGTGTTAAAAGACGTCCCCTCGAACTCCACTTTAAGGTTTGACTATTTCATCTCGTTTGGGTTCTACCGGCGGGTCGGAGGTTCGGACAGCAACTGGTCGGCTTACAATTATTCGACATACCTTCGGTTGGCGGAAGGATCAGATACTGGCCGGGTCGCTGAACTCATGACCGATATAGCCCGGGATAACAATAGCGCCCAGGTGTCTAATTCTGGTTGCTGGTACAGGCTCGAGCCGATGATAGACGTGCACCTCAGCAGTCACAACATCGGATCATCTCGTGAGCTTGTGGGCGACAAGAGGATGGTCTTTGCTTTCTCGATCACTGCGTTGTTCGTTCTTATCCTCGCATGTATCAACTTCATGAATCTTTCGACTGCCAGAGCTGGCCGGCGGGCAAGAGAGATAGGCCTGAGGAAAGTCGTCGGTGCCGGAAGAGCATCGATCGTGCGTCAGTTCTACGGTGAATCGTTGATCTATTCGATCCTCGCGATGGTCCTTGCTGTGTTGCTGGCAGACTTGATGCTTCCCTGGTTCAACCGGGTATCGGGCAAGGAACTGGTGATAGCATATTCCTCGACCAGGCTGATCGTCCTGTTGCTCGGGACAATAGCATTTACCACGCTGACGGCTGGAAGTTATCCAGCGCTGTATCTCTCGGCCTTCAATCCTGCTTCGGTCCTGAAAGGGGAATTCACCCAGGGCAGGAGAGGTATCCGTTTCAGGAAAAGCCTGGTCGTAGGTCAGTTTGCGCTTTCCATTCTACTTCTTGTAACGGCTTCCTTCATGTCGAAGCAGATGCATTTCATGGCCAGGAAGGACCTTGGATTCAACAGGGAAAATCTCATCTATTTCCCGGTCAACACAGAGATCGTAGAGCGGTACGAACATGTCAAGAACTCACTTCTGGGAAAGCCTGGTATCATCTCGGTCAGTGCCCAGAACACTTTGGTCCCCGAGGTCCCCTGCAGGATGACCGGGTATAAATGGGATGGCAAGGATCCGGATCACAGCCAGGATATGATCTTCTCGCTTGTCGATTTCGATTTCTTCAGGACGATGGGATTGGAGATGAAAGAGGGAAGAGTCTTTTCGAGGGACTATTCGACGGATGCCACGTCGGCCTATATCCTCAATGAGGAGGCGATAAGGCAGATGAAGATTGCGGATCCGATCGGAAAAGGATTCGCGATGGTAGACCGGTCCGGAACGATCACCGGTATAGTAAAAGACGCGAACCTCAGATCGCTTCATGTCCAGGTCGAACCGCATGTCTTTCTTATCACAGAGGATATGTCCCGGATGAATTCATACGGCATAGTCCTCGTTCGGATCGATGGGAACAGGACTTCAGAGGCTATCGCCGGTATTGATGGTGTCTGGAACGAAGTCTGTTCTGATAAACCGTTCGAATACCATTTCATGGACGAGACCTACGACAGGTTGTATACCGCGGAGGCGCGTGCCGGAAAAGTGATTAACTCGTTCACGGTATTTGCCATACTTATCTCCTGCCTCGGACTGTTCGGTCTGGCAGCGTTCATGGCAGAGCAGAAGACCAGGGAGATAGGGATAAGAAAGGTGATGGGGGCATCCGTTGGGAATATCATCATTCTTCTTTCGAAGGAATTTTCAAAGAGCGTCATGTATGCCAATATCGTAGCATGGCCCGCCGCCTACTTCATCGTCAGGCGAGTACTTCAGATATACGCGTACCGGATCGATATCACGCCCTGGATCTTCCTCTACTCGGGGGTGGCCGCGCTTGCGATCGCGATGATCACTATCTGCTGGCAGGCTGTCAGAGCTGCCCTGTCCGACCCCGTGAAGGCTGTCAGGTACGAGTAG
- a CDS encoding zf-HC2 domain-containing protein: MKDCTDYIQNLCSYVDGEADDSICREIEKHLRDCPECRVMVDTLKKTVVLCKEGEEKHISIELRARLESILEKKWKERFGNEADEQTPPDSEEAVPDVEDSDSGDEK; this comes from the coding sequence ATGAAAGACTGCACCGATTATATTCAGAATCTATGCTCATACGTTGATGGAGAGGCCGACGACTCTATCTGTAGAGAGATAGAAAAACATCTCAGGGATTGTCCCGAATGCAGGGTCATGGTGGATACATTGAAAAAGACCGTGGTTCTCTGCAAGGAGGGTGAGGAGAAGCACATTTCGATAGAGCTTCGCGCCAGGCTGGAATCCATTCTTGAGAAGAAGTGGAAGGAAAGATTCGGGAACGAGGCCGATGAGCAGACCCCGCCCGATAGCGAAGAGGCCGTTCCAGATGTCGAAGATAGTGATTCCGGCGACGAAAAATAG
- a CDS encoding outer membrane lipoprotein-sorting protein — protein MQAGKKEEIMNLKKERSEKTKRSSSDEGLLSASGGRIRPVAMGVAVALMLVLTQFSPVVAEEAAAGNSAAGNSASLENTVPDAAQLMKEAHLVMFYAADDGVAEVQMKIVNSRGKERLREFAMMRLDLEEGGRQDYYTYFRKPHDVSRMSFMVHKLPKKTDNRWIYIPSVDLIKRISSDDKASSFVGSDFTYEDISGRHWTEDDHKLLKEDTYNNRKVYVVESIPREKYKGFARKVTFIDAENRLILKEEYYNAKGELARIFTAERIEEHDGILTPAYRKMENVKKKQYTTVEFSGIRYNVGMKESIFSERFLKNPPREYIK, from the coding sequence ATGCAGGCCGGAAAGAAGGAGGAGATCATGAACTTGAAAAAAGAAAGATCAGAAAAGACGAAAAGATCATCGTCGGACGAGGGGTTGTTGTCTGCGTCGGGCGGACGAATCCGGCCTGTCGCCATGGGAGTGGCGGTCGCACTGATGCTGGTTCTGACTCAGTTTTCACCTGTGGTCGCGGAAGAGGCGGCAGCTGGTAACTCAGCGGCTGGAAATTCGGCATCACTGGAAAATACTGTTCCGGACGCGGCTCAACTCATGAAGGAAGCACATCTCGTGATGTTTTACGCTGCCGATGACGGTGTCGCGGAAGTCCAGATGAAGATCGTCAACAGCAGGGGCAAGGAAAGGCTTCGTGAGTTTGCCATGATGAGGCTTGACCTCGAAGAGGGTGGCAGACAGGATTACTATACCTACTTCCGCAAGCCTCATGATGTGTCCAGGATGTCTTTCATGGTGCACAAGCTTCCGAAAAAGACTGACAACAGGTGGATCTACATTCCATCGGTGGACCTGATAAAAAGGATCTCATCCGATGACAAGGCGTCGAGTTTTGTGGGTAGCGATTTTACTTACGAGGATATTTCCGGAAGGCACTGGACCGAGGACGATCACAAGCTTCTGAAGGAAGACACCTACAATAATCGAAAGGTCTATGTAGTCGAATCGATCCCACGTGAGAAGTACAAGGGCTTCGCGAGGAAGGTCACCTTCATAGATGCTGAGAACAGACTCATCCTGAAGGAAGAGTATTACAACGCCAAGGGAGAGCTGGCCAGGATCTTCACAGCCGAAAGGATCGAGGAGCATGACGGGATACTCACGCCAGCATATAGAAAGATGGAGAATGTAAAGAAAAAGCAGTATACGACTGTCGAGTTTTCCGGGATCAGATATAACGTGGGCATGAAGGAATCAATCTTCTCGGAGCGTTTTCTCAAGAATCCGCCTCGCGAATATATAAAGTAG
- a CDS encoding sigma-70 family RNA polymerase sigma factor: MNEKELVIRARGGDRKAFNELISNYIDKIYRLGFKVSGNEEDAQDILQETFLKAIDKIESFRSEASFGTWLYSIAMNVMRACFAKRKKMELKTIEEYVPDHSDTGSSRLLEWNDPHEMFENSQIRGIIDDFIAEMPGENSTPFILRYIDEMPVKDIADVMELSVPAVKSRILRARLALREHISSKMEERKI; the protein is encoded by the coding sequence ATGAATGAAAAAGAACTGGTCATCCGCGCCCGTGGGGGCGACAGGAAGGCCTTCAACGAGCTTATTTCGAACTATATAGACAAGATCTATCGTCTTGGTTTCAAGGTCTCCGGTAACGAGGAAGATGCTCAGGACATCCTGCAGGAGACCTTTCTCAAGGCTATCGACAAGATAGAGAGCTTCAGGAGCGAAGCTTCCTTTGGTACGTGGCTCTATTCCATAGCGATGAATGTCATGAGAGCCTGTTTCGCCAAAAGGAAGAAGATGGAGTTGAAGACTATCGAGGAGTATGTGCCTGATCACTCGGATACTGGATCTTCCAGGCTGCTCGAATGGAACGATCCTCACGAGATGTTCGAGAACAGCCAGATCCGCGGGATCATAGACGATTTTATAGCGGAAATGCCCGGGGAGAACAGCACACCTTTCATACTGAGATATATAGATGAGATGCCGGTCAAGGATATCGCCGATGTGATGGAGCTGAGCGTGCCCGCCGTCAAATCCAGGATACTGAGGGCAAGGCTCGCTCTGCGGGAGCATATCTCGTCGAAGATGGAGGAGAGGAAGATATGA